gcagcagccgctgcagctgcatcagccaccgccggtcagctccgccgcccagtatgggatgccctacgacgggagtgcgacgacctcgttcccatcagcgccgccgccatcccagggcgtccacatccagcagatcaagtcccTGCCGTCGCTGTCACcgcttccgtcttggatcgctacccgccacgtgtcggcggcggtgaggctgcaggctgctgcgcgcggcctcctagcgcgtcggcgtgtgcgggagatgcgtggtctgcagctgctgctcctccaagttgcccttcgctgcgcaaaggacctcgatctcgtccgctgcGTCGGTGATCTTGGGCATGTGGTTTCCCCCACGGGCGGCCGGCATGCTGTTTTCCCcgcgggcagcgacctcaaagtctgcgacatcggcggttgggggggcgcacccctcctcgtcattctccatcgcaagccctccactcttccctgtgcggtgcagaccaacaaccatacacatgcactccttttgtccaggtggtgtccatgggatccaggtggctgtacacgtgcacctccaaaataaagcgtcctagtctatttcaggttgagaataataaaacaagccgagatgtaaaaggcttgtttttaggtgttaggtttgtgttgcgtcgagtcatggttataagttggttaggctgcagctcgaggacaagctgcatgtccaggtggggtgtagtgttagagtacgtaatgggcctaatgggcccattagtcttagggttaattagagataagggtcgtttgcttaggggtcaagtaagccttgcttgagagtcaagtaaacctctctatataaagagaggagatgtatcaatctaatcaagcaagaattaagaaggaaatcccttccctcttgcccggccgtgggcaaaaaggccctcGGCCAGCcttctcgcgccctccttctagcagcgccataacagagTCCCAGTGGACCTGTTCCTCAATCCTCATGGTCATTGGATATCATTCCTACGAAAGTAGCTTGCACGCTATCACAGGGATCTAATGTAACTAGCATGGACTTTCAtccttacaacaacaacaacaacaacaacaacaaagcctttagtcccaagcaagttggggtagactagaggtgaaacccataagatctcgcaaccaactcatggctctggcacatggatagcaagcttccatgcacccctgtccatagctagctcttcggtgataccccaatccttcaggtctctcttaacggactcctcccatgtcaaattcggtctaccccgccctctcttgacattctccgcacgctttatccatccgctatgcactggagcttttgGAGGCCTGTGctggatatgcccaaaccatctcagacgatgttacAACAATCTAAGCATCATCTAACTTAATCATGATAATGATAGAATGGCGGTGATCCAGCATCTGGAAGCATAGATAAAAAGCGAAGAATTTCAGAAGAAAAGTCTGATAAAGGGAAACCTTGGGATCTGAAGGAAGTTCTAAATCCCCAGAAATTTCTTCTTGATACAATGCTAGAAACTGACCAAGCCAGCAAGGTTCGGCCCATCTTATTATTGATTGTTTGCTTGTACTTCTTATTACAGACGTTTGTTGATCTCCAAGAATAATTCTTATGTGATGTCTGCATGTGCTGGAAAGGTATCAAAGGTGCTCGACGACGATGACCTCCTCAGGGAGATCATTATCCGCGTCGGCTTCCCCACCACCCTTGTCCGTGCTGCCCTTGTCTGCAAGCGCTGGTACCATCATGCCTCTGAACCCGCCTTCCTCCGCCATTTTTGCGAGCGCCACCTGTCCTgcctccttggcttctacgtcgaGGATAGGGAAGATCATAAAATGGCTTCTATTCGGTTCTTCAGTTTGCTAAATAAGCCCCGAGAACTTGCTGCCATCGTCCGCTCTCTGCTGGGCTACAGTTGGGACGCCTACCGCAGCGCGCCGGCCAACTTCCTCTGCTCCCGGAACGGCAGAGTCTTCATCAGCTTGTACGACCAGGTCAACCGCAGCAAATTTACAGTTGGGGCGCACAGTCCATTATGTCCTGAGAGAGGCCTGACTGTTGTCCCACCATTCCCACACATTGAAATCCAGGATGGCTATTCCCGCACGATGAATGATCTCTTCTCCGTAGATGAAGTCAATGACTTGTCCTTGTTGCATGTGTTGGTGGTGTCTAACATGCAGAGAACAAAATCTACGGTGCACGTACATATGTGGCGACATGGTGATGGTGTGTGGCGCACGTATCTTACCTTGGACACAGACCAGCTCCTTGATCCACGACGGGAACCAAAATCTGTGCTCGCCAACAATAAAATCTACATAGCAAGCGCCCAGAGCGACATTGTTGTCTTTGATTTGATTGCCTCGAGCATCTCTATGTTTCAGCTCCCACAAGGGGTGGAGTATGGCGATACAGATACCATGTTGGCACAGGCTCAGGATGCTTCTGGTGTGTATCTCATCCATGCAAAGAAGCTTCAGCTTCACATTTGGCTCCACAAGGGGGACAACTGGTTACTGGTGGACACCATTTGTTTGCGTGAGATGGTAGCTAATATGTGGATTCCAGGTTACAGGGTTGAAGATGATTCCTACGCTCCTCTCCGGATAAAGCATGTGGGGGACCATGCTGAGTTTATGTTCTTGGAGATGGGTCGATGCGCACTTCAATTAGATGTCAAGTGCATGCAGTTGCGTAAAGTGTATGTCATGGCAGAAGAAGAAGTGCGTTTGGGTGATATCCATCCTCTTAAGATGATTTGGCCGCCCATATTCCCTGCGCTCAAGGATAATCCTGCAAGGTTTGCCTTTTGGCCTTCAGATGATTTGTATATTGCTTTTGTTCGGGTTACATAGTTTTGCAAGGTGCACTACTCATTGACTGTTTGGTATAGCTGCGGGATGGTGTTAGTATATGATTGATTCTTTAGGCCATTTTAACAGTATACTAGTTTAGCGACAAGATAATGCTTGCATTAAGGTGTCTTGAAATCACTTGTGCATTAAGATGGTGTTAGTGGTGTAATATTACATGGTGTACTATGTACAAAAGTACAAAACGTGTATATAAGAGTTGAAAGTGCATAGCCTTGTTATCATGTTGACCACTTCATTGTCCTGAAATATTATCGCAAACCTGAAATTTTAGCTTCCCATTTCTTAAATTTTGGTGTATTTTTTCACTGCCTACCTTTGAGCTGTGAACCTCAAGCTTACGAGACGTTTTCACTGAACTTATGTATGCGATTTTATTTTCTGAAACTTTATGTATGCGATTGTTTTATTCTGAAACTTATGCATGAGGTTGTTAATACTTGTTTCTTTAAGAATGTCGCTTAgtggattttatttttttcttgacaCAAGTGGTTGTTGATTTTACATGGTCAGGTATGATTGAGCTTATGCATGAACCGTGAAAGTTCGTTTTATACTTTGGGTagtttgtgcttgtgtgtgaagCACACCTTTCCCTTTGGATGATCAGGTATTTGTTTTACTGGAATGCAACTATGAAATGGAACATGCCAGTCTGCAATATGAGGGTATTTAAGCTTACAGGCTGGAGCTTTTGAAAAATAAAACTAATGATAATAAAAATGCTATCCTGATGCTGAATTAACTCTACTCTATCCTGATGCTTTTGTTTACAGCTCTTAACACCTAGTGACGAACATACATACTCACCAAATATAATTAGCTGCTAACTCCATATCATTTAAAAAAAGGGGATTTGATTATGCAGGTTTAGGCACTCCAATTATTATGGCATAGTTGCTAATTAGGTGCATACTGCCGGCTGATAGTGACAATCTCTTTGAGCTAGCTGCTACATTCAGTATACACAAAAGGGTTGCAAAAGTTTCAGTTGAAACAACACATCTTTATAGAATAATATGTACAACACGATCCCCATTTACTCTGCTTCAGTTTCAGTTTTGCTAGTAATAATCCATGCGGTGTCAGTAGTTAGTTTCAGTCCTGGATGTCGTTTTTATTCAGTTCCGTCACTTAGCTGTTGTCAGTTATATCATTGGCCTATGACAAGATGCTGTGCATATTCTCGTAACCAGATATCTGCCTTTTATTTACCACTACATGAATCACTGGAAGTAGTAGTTTGTGGCTGTCATGTTAAATATGTTGTTCTTTTGCGGTGATTCGTTCTGAAACAACCTGTCAGCTCATTTGTATATTTATAAAACCATGCATTTTGATGGTATAAATACTCCCTTTGTTTTCTCTCCCTTTTATCCTACCCTAGCAATTTGTTAGTTATTGTCTGTGTCGATGAGAGCAAGATCAGTGAAATAGTTTCTGAAATCAAAAGTAAACTTATTCCAGCATCTGGTCTATGTACCTCTGTGTGCAAATCCATTCATATTCTGATAAGTAGTTTTCATTTTGTTCTGCATTTAGTATGGCTCTTGACTGAAATCTTAATGTTTTTGTATTGCTTTCCCAGTTAGCAGTAGTAAAGAAAAACCTAGTGTAGTTTAGGGATGGAGCAATTATCGTTTATCGGTGAAGGAATTTTTTGTTCATGTCAACTTGCAATGTCTATTCATATTCAATACAAACTTCAGTGATGCACTTTTGTCATGTTCTACTAACTGCCTCGTGCCATTAGAAGGTCACCTTGATCCTTAGTCTTCTAAGTCATCACACATGTTTAATACACACTCCCAAATAAATTCATATATGATGACCTCTGCAATCTTCTTCAGCTCCAAATAAATTTTCATGGAGGGGGCAAAGCTCAAGTTAGAAGAGTTGCAGGGGAGCCAGTCAGCACCATTTGATAGATGAATTGCAAGTGCAAGTGTACGAAGAGGAGAGGATTGCACAGTAGTCATGGAAGAACAAGATTCAACTGGAGGCCAAGCTAGCATTTAGGGATGGGAGGATAGAAGAGCTGGAAGGGAAGGTTGAAGAACATGATAAGAAGGATGTTGCGCAACAAGAGCTCAAAGTCGCGGAGATAAGATGATCAGATTTTCAGTGGCATCTGCCTTAACTTGCATTTATGTTAAGTTGTGACTAGTAAGGAATCAACAAGTGATTATGTGAAAAGTGAATGTTGAATTTTAGATCATTGCTTTGCGAATAACAACTCTGTCcaaacatgttttttttttcatATTAATGAATGGTGTTTTAGATATGTACTTGCAGTCCATGCTTTGTGAATAACAATTCTGCCAAAACTAGATGGATTGAAACATACTCCCATCACAATACACTACGAGCCCAGTATGCAAAAAAAAAAAGGCCTCTTGGCTGTTGTATGGCATAACTAAGTTTTCTCACATTAGCACCTCTGTCACCAGTCACCAAGCAAAGAAAATCAAAACTCCAGTAGACTAAATTAGCAGTCACTTGGGT
Above is a window of Triticum aestivum cultivar Chinese Spring chromosome 6B, IWGSC CS RefSeq v2.1, whole genome shotgun sequence DNA encoding:
- the LOC123136129 gene encoding uncharacterized protein, with translation MSACAGKVSKVLDDDDLLREIIIRVGFPTTLVRAALVCKRWYHHASEPAFLRHFCERHLSCLLGFYVEDREDHKMASIRFFSLLNKPRELAAIVRSLLGYSWDAYRSAPANFLCSRNGRVFISLYDQVNRSKFTVGAHSPLCPERGLTVVPPFPHIEIQDGYSRTMNDLFSVDEVNDLSLLHVLVVSNMQRTKSTVHVHMWRHGDGVWRTYLTLDTDQLLDPRREPKSVLANNKIYIASAQSDIVVFDLIASSISMFQLPQGVEYGDTDTMLAQAQDASGVYLIHAKKLQLHIWLHKGDNWLLVDTICLREMVANMWIPGYRVEDDSYAPLRIKHVGDHAEFMFLEMGRCALQLDVKCMQLRKVYVMAEEEVRLGDIHPLKMIWPPIFPALKDNPASSK